A genome region from Coturnix japonica isolate 7356 chromosome 13, Coturnix japonica 2.1, whole genome shotgun sequence includes the following:
- the GRK6 gene encoding G protein-coupled receptor kinase 6 isoform X1, producing the protein MELENIVANTVLLKAREGGGGNRKGKSKKWRQMLQFPHISLCEDLRQALERDYHSLCEKQPIGRMLFRQFCETRPELSRCVKFLDAVAGYEVAPDEKRKECGQQLIEKYLKPKSEDHVPEVPSQLVDACCERLEQEPCKELFKESTKLIHDYLSVAPFADYLDSLYFNRFLQWKWLERQPVTKNTFRQYRVLGKGGFGEVCACQVRATGKMYACKRLEKKRIKKRKGESMALNEKQILEKVNSRFVVSLAYAYETKDALCLVLTLMNGGDLKFHIYHMGEAGFEEPRAAFYAAEICCGLEDLHQERIVYRDLKPENILLDDHGHIRISDLGLAVHVPEGQTIKGRVGTVGYMAPEVVKNERYTFSPDWWALGCLVYEMIEGQSPFQQRKKKIKREEVERLVKDVQEEYSEKFSPCARSLCTMLLCKDPLERLGCRGAGAREVKEHPLFKHLNFRRLEAGMLDPPFKPDPQAIYCKDVLDIEQFSTVKGVELEPTDNDFYQKFATGSVPIPWQNEMIETDCFKELNVFSTDGTVPPDLDWKGQPSPQPKKGLLQRFFSRQDCCGNCSDSEEEPTRL; encoded by the exons ATGGAGCTGGAGAATATCGTCGCCAACACCGTGCTGTTAAAGGCTCGGGAAG GTGGAGGTGGAAACCGGAAAGGCAAGAGTAAGAAATGGCGCCAGATGCTGCAGTTCCCACACATCAGCCTCTGCGAGGATCTTCGACAAGCCcttg AGCGAGACTACCACAGCCTGTGTGAGAAGCAGCCCATCGGGCGGATGCTGTTTCGGCAGTTCTGTGAGACACGGCCTGAGTTGTCACGCTGCGTCAAGTTCCTGGATGCTGTG gCTGGGTACGAAGTGGCTCCAgatgagaagaggaaggaatgcGGGCAGCAACTGATTGAAAAGTACTTGAAGCCAAAG AGTGAGGACCATGTGCCTGAAGTCCCCTCCCAGCTGGTGGATGCCTGTTGTGAGAGGCTGGAGCAGGAACCTTGCAAGGAGCTCTTCAAGGAATCCACTAA GCTTATCCACGACTACCTGAGTGTGGCTCCCTTTGCTGACTACCTCGACAGCTTGTACTTCAACCGCTTCCTGCAGTGGAAATGGCTGGAACG GCAGCCGGTGACCAAAAACACTTTCCGCCAATACCGTGTGCTAGGCAAGGGTGGTTTTGGAGAG GTTTGTGCCTGCCAAGTGCGTGCCACAGGGAAGATGTATGCCTGCAAAAGATTagagaagaagagaataaaaaagaggaaaggagaatcCATGGCcctaaatgaaaaacagatccTGGAAAAAGTGAATAGTAGGTTTGTA GTGAGCTTAGCCTATGCATATGAAACTAAAGATGCTCTCTGCCTAGTGCTGACCCTCATGAATGGAGGGGACCTCAAGTTCCATATCTACCACATGGGAGAGGCTGGATTTGAGGAGCCCCGAGCAGCTTTTTATGCTGCTGAGATCTGCTGTGGCCTTGAGGACTTGCACCAGGAGAGGATAGTGTACAG GGATCTGAAGCCTGAGAACATACTACTGGATGATCATG GTCACATTCGTATCTCAGATCTGGGGCTGGCTGTGCATGTGCCTGAGGGCCAAACAATCAAGGGACGTGTGGGAACAGTTGGCTACATGG CTCCAGAGGTGGTGAAGAATGAGCGCTACACATTCAGCCCAGACTGGTGGGCACTGGGCTGCCTGGTGTATGAGATGATTGAGGGACAGTCCCCCTTCCAGCAGCGCAAGAAGAAGATCAAGCGAGAGGAGGTGGAGCGGTTGGTGAAGGATGTGCAGGAGGAGTACTCGGAGAAGTTCTCGCCGTGTGCCCGCTCCCTCTGCACCATG CTCCTGTGCAAAGACCCTCTGGAACGCCTGGGCTGCCGAGGAGCAGGGGCTAGGGAGGTGAAGGAGCACCCTCTCTTCAAGCACCTCAACTTCCGGAGGCTGGAAGCGGGCATGCTGGATCCACCCTTCAAGCCAGAT CCCCAGGCCATCTACTGCAAGGATGTTCTGGACATCGAGCAGTTCTCCACAGTGAAAGGAGTGGAACTGGAGCCCACAGACAATGACTTCTACCAGAAGTTTGCTACAGGAAGTGTGCCCATTCCTTGGCAGAACGAG ATGATAGAGACAGACTGTTTCAAGGAGCTGAATGTGTTTAGCACAGATGGCACAGTGCCCCCAGACCTGGACTGGAAAGGGCAGCCTTCACCACAGCCCAAGAAAGGGTTACTCCAGCGCTTCTTCAGCAGACAG GACTGTTGTGGGAACTGCAGTGACAGTGAGGAAGAGCCGACCCGGCTGTAG
- the LOC107320469 gene encoding alpha-2C adrenergic receptor-like gives MEAAVTLPNTSGNGSQDSSPPHSPVATGLILLAVLIVLLATLVGNVLVVAAVSTSRALRAPQNLFLVSLASADILVAVLILPFSLAKEVMGYWYFGSLWCSLYLALDVMLCTASILHLCAISLDRYWAVTRAARLNLRRSPGRVKGMIGAVWAAATLVALPPLFKARPRARQCELIEETWYVLASCVASFFAPCLVMVTVYCRIYRLTTRRSAAMLAARRGSAPCPGDDRRVSWAAAPNRRHRSQHQSVSLCRRRLLRVRERRFTIVLAVVMGAFVLCWFPFFFTYSLEAVCGEGCRVSKPLFSFFFWIGYCNSSLNPIIYTVFNRDFRAAFRRLLAALVRHGS, from the coding sequence ATGGAGGCTGCCGTCACCCTGCCCAACACCTCCGGTAACGGCAGCCAGGACAGCAGCCCCCCGCACTCGCCGGTGGCCACCGGGCTCATCCTGCTGGCCGTGCTCATTGTGCTGCTGGCCACGCTGGTGGGCAACGTGCTGGTGGTGGCAGCCGTGTCCACCAGCCGGGCCCTGCGCGCCCCGCAGAACCTCTTCCTGGTGTCCCTGGCCTCTGCGGACATCCTGGTTGCCGTCCTCATCCTGCCCTTCTCGTTGGCCAAGGAGGTGATGGGCTACTGGTACTTCGGCAGCCTGTGGTGCAGCCTCTACCTGGCGCTGGATGTGATGCTGTGCACAGCTTCCATTTTGCACCTCTGTGCCATCAGCCTGGACCGCTACTGGGCCGTCACGCGGGCGGCACGGCTCAACCTGCGGCGCAGCCCTGGCCGCGTCAAGGGGATGATCGGGGCGGTGTGGGCCGCGGCCACGCTGGTGGCATTACCGCCTCTGTTCAAGGCCCGGCCGCGGGCACGGCAGTGCGAGCTAATCGAAGAGACGTGGTACGTGCTGGCCTCCTGCGTCGCCTCCTTCTTCGCCCCGTGCCTCGTCATGGTCACCGTCTACTGCCGCATCTACCGCCTCACCACGCGCCGCAGTGCCGCCATGCTCGCCGCCCGCCGTGGCTCAGCCCCGTGTCCCGGGGATGACAGGAGGGTGTCATGGGCCGCAGCACCGAACCGGCGGCACCGCAGCCAGCACCAGAGCGTGTCGCTGTGCCGGCGCCGGTTACTGCGGGTGCGGGAGAGGCGCTTCACCATCGTGCTGGCCGTGGTGATGGGGGCCTTCGTGCTCTGCTGGTTCCCCTTCTTCTTCACCTACAGCCTGGAGGCCGTGTGTGGGGAGGGGTGCCGCGTCTCCAAGCccctcttcagcttcttcttctGGATCGGGTACTGCAACAGCAGCCTCAACCCCATCATCTACACCGTCTTCAACAGGGACTTCCGTGCCGCGTTCCGCAGACTGCTGGCTGCCCTGGTCCGTCACGGCTCATAG
- the GRK6 gene encoding G protein-coupled receptor kinase 6 isoform X2, with amino-acid sequence MELENIVANTVLLKAREGGGGNRKGKSKKWRQMLQFPHISLCEDLRQALERDYHSLCEKQPIGRMLFRQFCETRPELSRCVKFLDAVAGYEVAPDEKRKECGQQLIEKYLKPKSEDHVPEVPSQLVDACCERLEQEPCKELFKESTKLIHDYLSVAPFADYLDSLYFNRFLQWKWLERQPVTKNTFRQYRVLGKGGFGEVCACQVRATGKMYACKRLEKKRIKKRKGESMALNEKQILEKVNSRFVVSLAYAYETKDALCLVLTLMNGGDLKFHIYHMGEAGFEEPRAAFYAAEICCGLEDLHQERIVYRDLKPENILLDDHGHIRISDLGLAVHVPEGQTIKGRVGTVGYMAPEVVKNERYTFSPDWWALGCLVYEMIEGQSPFQQRKKKIKREEVERLVKDVQEEYSEKFSPCARSLCTMLLCKDPLERLGCRGAGAREVKEHPLFKHLNFRRLEAGMLDPPFKPDPQAIYCKDVLDIEQFSTVKGVELEPTDNDFYQKFATGSVPIPWQNEMIETDCFKELNVFSTDGTVPPDLDWKGQPSPQPKKGLLQRFFSRQR; translated from the exons ATGGAGCTGGAGAATATCGTCGCCAACACCGTGCTGTTAAAGGCTCGGGAAG GTGGAGGTGGAAACCGGAAAGGCAAGAGTAAGAAATGGCGCCAGATGCTGCAGTTCCCACACATCAGCCTCTGCGAGGATCTTCGACAAGCCcttg AGCGAGACTACCACAGCCTGTGTGAGAAGCAGCCCATCGGGCGGATGCTGTTTCGGCAGTTCTGTGAGACACGGCCTGAGTTGTCACGCTGCGTCAAGTTCCTGGATGCTGTG gCTGGGTACGAAGTGGCTCCAgatgagaagaggaaggaatgcGGGCAGCAACTGATTGAAAAGTACTTGAAGCCAAAG AGTGAGGACCATGTGCCTGAAGTCCCCTCCCAGCTGGTGGATGCCTGTTGTGAGAGGCTGGAGCAGGAACCTTGCAAGGAGCTCTTCAAGGAATCCACTAA GCTTATCCACGACTACCTGAGTGTGGCTCCCTTTGCTGACTACCTCGACAGCTTGTACTTCAACCGCTTCCTGCAGTGGAAATGGCTGGAACG GCAGCCGGTGACCAAAAACACTTTCCGCCAATACCGTGTGCTAGGCAAGGGTGGTTTTGGAGAG GTTTGTGCCTGCCAAGTGCGTGCCACAGGGAAGATGTATGCCTGCAAAAGATTagagaagaagagaataaaaaagaggaaaggagaatcCATGGCcctaaatgaaaaacagatccTGGAAAAAGTGAATAGTAGGTTTGTA GTGAGCTTAGCCTATGCATATGAAACTAAAGATGCTCTCTGCCTAGTGCTGACCCTCATGAATGGAGGGGACCTCAAGTTCCATATCTACCACATGGGAGAGGCTGGATTTGAGGAGCCCCGAGCAGCTTTTTATGCTGCTGAGATCTGCTGTGGCCTTGAGGACTTGCACCAGGAGAGGATAGTGTACAG GGATCTGAAGCCTGAGAACATACTACTGGATGATCATG GTCACATTCGTATCTCAGATCTGGGGCTGGCTGTGCATGTGCCTGAGGGCCAAACAATCAAGGGACGTGTGGGAACAGTTGGCTACATGG CTCCAGAGGTGGTGAAGAATGAGCGCTACACATTCAGCCCAGACTGGTGGGCACTGGGCTGCCTGGTGTATGAGATGATTGAGGGACAGTCCCCCTTCCAGCAGCGCAAGAAGAAGATCAAGCGAGAGGAGGTGGAGCGGTTGGTGAAGGATGTGCAGGAGGAGTACTCGGAGAAGTTCTCGCCGTGTGCCCGCTCCCTCTGCACCATG CTCCTGTGCAAAGACCCTCTGGAACGCCTGGGCTGCCGAGGAGCAGGGGCTAGGGAGGTGAAGGAGCACCCTCTCTTCAAGCACCTCAACTTCCGGAGGCTGGAAGCGGGCATGCTGGATCCACCCTTCAAGCCAGAT CCCCAGGCCATCTACTGCAAGGATGTTCTGGACATCGAGCAGTTCTCCACAGTGAAAGGAGTGGAACTGGAGCCCACAGACAATGACTTCTACCAGAAGTTTGCTACAGGAAGTGTGCCCATTCCTTGGCAGAACGAG ATGATAGAGACAGACTGTTTCAAGGAGCTGAATGTGTTTAGCACAGATGGCACAGTGCCCCCAGACCTGGACTGGAAAGGGCAGCCTTCACCACAGCCCAAGAAAGGGTTACTCCAGCGCTTCTTCAGCAGACAG AGGTGA